From a single Raphanus sativus cultivar WK10039 chromosome 3, ASM80110v3, whole genome shotgun sequence genomic region:
- the LOC108844627 gene encoding probable LRR receptor-like serine/threonine-protein kinase At5g59680, whose translation MEIFLTLLLVLGVIHLVQAQNQQGFINLDCGLPASEPSPYLQSETGLQFSSDAKFIQSGEIATVQSQTNLRNTLKPYMTLRFFPEGTRNCYNLPVDKGRKYLIKAWFLYGNYDSRDIKPKFDLYLGPNLWATVDIQNIEGNSTAQEILHVPTSNSLQICLVKNGITTPFISSLELRPLGNDSYITQFGSLKLRRRIYYTKSENNYIRYPDDAYDRLWNARSLARLTYISTTSDVSNGIYNLPKSVLQNAATPTNASLPWTIEWTRENPDDQFYVYLHFAEIQDLQANETREFSVLLDGNLFANPVIPKKFEITTIQSQYPRTCERENCSLQLTRTPRSTLPPLLNAYEIYRVIQFVQPETNEAEVVALKGIQETYRLIKINWQGDPCVPRHLMWDGLTCSNTTISRPPRVTSLNLSSTGLTGTIAAAIQNLTQLETLDLSNNKLTGEVPEFLGNIKSLLFIDLSGNDLNGSIPQSLQSKGIELLLHGNPRLCQTKSCTKPQSKDFPVVVVATVASVIILIVVLVLVFLLVSRKKNQYTTMQAQQLPSSTTAMLNITNASSHEPLNEIKRRMFTYSEVIKMTNNFQNNLGKGGFGMVYHGFVNGTKQVAVKVLSQFSTQGYKEFKAEVDLLLRVHHTNLVTLVGYCYEGDHLALIYEFLPNGDLKQHLTGKGGRPIINWSIRLGIALEAALGLEYLHIGCTPPMVHRDVKTANILLDDNFKAKLADFGLSRSFQSGIESHDSTAIAGTPGYLDPEYNHSGRLGEKSDVYSFGIVLLEMITNQPVISQTTSENSHITKWVSSKLICGDIIEIMDPNLRKDYDSSSAWRAVELAMSCANPSYSKRPSMSQVINELKECIMCENSRISNNQGLESQAINIGLDSSVVPKAR comes from the exons ATGGAGATATTTCTTACGCTTTTGTTGGTGCTAGGCGTCATCCATCTTGTTCAAGCACAGAATCAACAag GGTTTATTAATTTGGACTGCGGACTACCTGCCAGTGAACCGTCTCCTTACCTTCAGTCTGAAACCGGATTGCAGTTCTCTTCGGACGCAAAGTTCATCCAAAGCGGAGAAATTGCTACAGTCCAATCCCAAACAAATCTACGGAATACTTTGAAGCCATACATGACGCTGAGATTTTTTCCAGAAGGAACACGTAACTGCTACAATCTACCCGTCGACAAGGGAAGGAAGTATTTGATCAAGGCTTGGTTTTTATACGGAAATTATGATAGTCGTGACATCAAACCCAAGTTTGATTTGTATCTTGGACCAAATCTATGGGCCACGGTGGATATTCAAAACATAGAGGGAAATAGTACAGCTCAAGAGATCTTACACGTCCCAACATCAAACTCACTGCAGATTTGTCTTGTTAAGAATGGGATAACTACTCCGTTTATATCCTCTCTGGAACTACGGCCGTTGGGAAACGATTCTTATATCACTCAGTTTGGTTCCCTCAAGCTTAGACGGCGAATATATTACACCAAGTCAGAGAATAATTACATAAG GTACCCGGACGATGCATATGATCGGCTATGGAATGCGCGTTCTCTGGCGCGGTTGACCTACATATCCACCACTAGCGATGTTTCTAATGGAATTTACAATCTACCAAAATCTGTGCTACAAAATGCTGCCACGCCCACTAATGCTAGTCTGCCATGGACGATTGAATGGACTCGAGAAAATCCTGATGACCAATTTTATGTGTATTTACACTTTGCAGAGATCCAAGACTTGCAGGCCAATGAAACCAGGGAATTTTCCGTGCTCTTGGATGGGAATTTGTTTGCTAACCCGGTAATTCCTAAAAAGTTTGAAATAACAACTATCCAGAGCCAGTACCCGAGGACGTGTGAAAGAGAGAACTGCAGTTTGCAACTGACAAGAACCCCGAGATCTACTCTTCCACCTCTACTTAACGCTTATGAAATCTATAGAGTCATCCAGTTTGTGCAGCCCGAAACAAATGAAGCTGAAG TGGTTGCTTTAAAAGGTATCCAAGAAACCTATAGATTGATTAAGATCAACTGGCAAGGTGATCCATGTGTCCCTCGACACCTTATGTGGGATGGTTTAACCTGCAGTAACACAACTATATCCAGACCACCAAGAGTCACCTCTTT AAACTTGTCTTCTACTGGTTTAACTGGAACCATAGCAGCTGCCATCCAAAACCTTACGCAGCTTGAAACACT GGACTTGTCAAATAATAAGTTGACTGGAGAGGTGCCGGAATTTCTAGGCAACATAAAATCGTTGTTGTTCAT AGACTTGAGCGGGAACGATCTCAATGGTTCAATACCTCAATCGCTTCAGAGTAAAGGCATAGAGCTACT TCTCCATGGAAACCCAAGGCTATGTCAGACAAAATCATGCACAAAACCACAAAGCAAGGACTTTCCGGTGGTAGTTGTTGCAACTGTGGCTTCTGTGATCATTCTCATTGTCGTTTTggttcttgtttttcttcttgtttccagAAAGAAAAACCAATACACTACTATGCAAG CTCAACAATTACCATCAAGTACGACGGCGATGTTGAACATTACAAATGCTAGTTCACACGAACCGTTAAATGAGATTAAAAGGAGAATGTTTACATATTCAGAGGtcattaaaatgacaaataacTTCCAAAACAATTTAGGTAAAGGAGGGTTTGGTATGGTGTATCATGGTTTTGTAAATGGTACTAAACAAGTGGCCGTTAAAGTACTCTCCCAATTTTCAACACAAGGCTATAAAGAATTTAAAGCAGAG GTTGATCTTCTTCTGAGAGTGCACCATACAAATTTGGTGACCCTCGTAGGGTATTGCTATGAAGGAGATCACTTGGCTCTCATCTATGAGTTTTTGCCCAATGGGGACTTGAAACAACATTTGACCG GAAAAGGAGGTCGACCCATCATCAACTGGAGTATTCGACTAGGAATAGCTTTGGAGGCAGCATTAG GATTGGAGTACTTACATATTGGATGCACACCGCCCATGGTTCATAGAGATGTCAAAACTGCCAACATATTGCTAGACGATAATTTCAAGGCCAAACTTGCTGATTTTGGGCTCTCAAGATCTTTCCAGAGTGGAATCGAATCTCATGATTCCACGGCAATTGCTGGTACTCCTGGATACCTTGATCCTGA ATATAACCATTCAGGTCGATTGGGTGAGAAAAGTGATGTCTACAGCTTTGGGATAGTGTTGTTGGAGATGATCACAAATCAACCTGTGATTAGTCAGACAACGTCTGAAAATTCTCACATAACAAAATGGGTGAGCTCTAAGCTTATCTGTGGTGATATTATTGAGATTATGGATCCAAACCTTCGCAAGGATTATGACTCTAGTTCTGCATGGAGAGCTGTTGAGCTGGCAATGTCATGTGCAAATCCTTCTTACTCAAAACGACCATCCATGTCCCAGGTGATTAACGAGCTAAAAGAGTGTATCATGTGTGAAAACTCAAGGATAAGTAATAATCAAGGCTTGGAATCTCAAGCAATAAACATTGGCTTGGACTCTTCGGTGGTTCCTAAGGCAAGATAG
- the LOC130494622 gene encoding receptor-like protein kinase At5g59670: MVLLSFLLSKESMESCCIRVLLVLIATWATIHIVHAQDQEGFISLDRGLPTYELSPYKEITNGLWFSSDEKFIQSGNTGRSREIPERYTKQYETLRYFPNGTRNCYNLSVDKGRKYLIKAKFLYGNYDGLHIEPVFDLYLGPNLWATVDLVTMVNGTREEILHVSTSSSLQICLVKTGTTTPVISTLELRPVVSGSYITESGSLKLYDRYYLNKTGSRIR, encoded by the exons ATGGTTTTGTTGAGTTTTCTTTTGAGTAAAGAGAGTATGGAGAGTTGTTGTATTAGGGTTTTGTTGGTTCTAATTGCAACTTGGGCAACAATTCATATAGTTCATGCTCAAGACCAAGAAG GGTTCATCAGTTTGGATCGCGGGTTACCGACGTATGAACTGTCTCCTTATAAAGAAATTACTAATGGACTCTGGTTCTCTTCGGACGAAAAGTTCATTCAGAGCGGAAACACTGGTCGAAGCCGAGAAATTCCTGAGAGATACACAAAGCAATACGAGACGCTGAGATATTTTCCAAACGGAACACGAAACTGTTACAATCTGAGTGTGGATAAGGGAcgtaaatatttgattaaagCTAAATTTTTGTATGGAAATTACGATGGTCTTCACATTGAACCGGTCTTCGATCTTTATCTTGGACCTAATCTATGGGCCACGGTAGATTTGGTGACAATGGTGAATGGTACACGAGAAGAAATCTTACACGTCTCAACATCAAGCTCATTGCAGATTTGCCTTGTTAAGACTGGCACAACTACACCGGTAATATCCACTTTGGAATTACGGCCGGTGGTAAGTGGTTCTTATATCACGGAATCTGGCTCCTTGAAACTTTACGACCGGTATTATCTTAACAAGACAGGATCTCGTATACGGTAA